CACCGCGTCCTGATCGCAAGCAGGCCATCAGTTCGCGGCGCAGCACTGCCGGCGCTGAACGAAGCCGGACTGGTGTAGCCCCCGGCAGGTACTGGACGTACGTACGGCGGAGTGCCAGTGGTGCCGTCGCGCTCCAGTTGGCCGCGCGGCGTTCCCGTTCACGAGGATGTTCGATCGAAGACCTGGCGGTTCAGCGCCGCCCTTTCACAGCCGCTGCCCGGATGCGAACCAGTTCGTGATAAGTTGAGGCTTGATCGCAGCGGCAAATAGGTCATCCAGTTAAGCTGTGGTCGGTCAGCCATCATCTAAATCGGGACCGTGCGCGATGTGCTTTCGCAGGTATCTGGAACATAGGCCAACTGCACCTCGCGAGCAGTCGGGGCCTGGCGAGCCCCTCAGCCGCATCGTCGAAGACCTGCCGCGCCTCGTCCAATTGGGTGACCGCTCTCGCAACCCACATCAAGTAGCCTCGGCCCGATTGATGGAGGTCGATCCTCGAGGTTGCTCGGTCGAAATCTGGCAGCAAGCTCATGAGCGCTCGATGTGCGGCCGCTTGCGCAGTTTTCCGAATTTGCGACAGCGGCAAGAGCTTCGCGATCATCGCCGTACCGCCTTGATGGCTCTCTCTTCAAGACAGAGATCGTCGCTCAATGGCTGCTTCCTGTTACTTCGTGGCGCTAGCTCAGACCGACGGCTCCAGGCGGCCCTCCGTGAGCGGTCGACGTAGCTGCTTGGTCGCAACCGCTGCCCAACGGCAATGTCGCCTTTTCCCGCACGCTCTTTCTTTCTCTGCGCCGAAACCTGCCGCCTTCTTGTGTTGCAAAGCGAGGTCTGCCACGTCTTTTCCCGCTTAAGTCTGTGTTCAGCGCTCGGACGCACCTCGCCTCGTTGGCTTGATCTGGCCGAAGACCGGCTGCGCCTCGATCGTCTGAGACGCAATGCCGCCGGTGAGACTTTCTTCCCCTGGGCTAACGCCCATTCCTCGCGAGACAAGAAAGTCTCCCCGCCGGCATCCTCCGCCTAACGCTCCGGCCCGCGGAAAGACGCGGGTGCGTCGCCGATCGTCTTCGGCTGTCAGATCGCCATCGAGGCCGCGGTGGTCGCGGGGCTCGACACAAACCAAGGAGAAGTGACATGGCTACCATCGGTTCTTTCAAGAAGGTCGGCTCCGATTTCCAGGGCGAGATCGTCACGCTGAGCCTGCAGGCCAGGGGCGTCCGCATCGTCGCCGAGGCCAACCGCTCAAACGAGAACGCTCCCAGCCACCGCGTCTATGTGGGCCGGGCAGAAATCGGGGCGGCCTGGTCCAAGCGCTCCGAGGAAGGCCGCGACTACCTCTCGCTCAAGCTCGATGACCCCTCGTTCAACGCGCCGATCTACGCCAACCTCTTCGACGATGAAGACGGCGAAGGCTGTACGCTGCTCTGGTCGCGGCCGCGCAAGACCGGCGAGTAAGCCTCACAACACCTACGCCCCGCCCGATCTACTCGGGCGGGGCGTTCTTTGACGCCAGCAGAAAAAATGGCCCAGACCGCCGGATTGATCCGCAATCGATCGGATTTATGAATTTCGCTTCGCGATCTTGGGACGTGCTTTGCAAAATTCTTCGTCAGGCAAGACAAGGTCGACGTGACTGACGCCCAGCGTGCTTGCGAGCTCGAACAGCGTCACTACAGTCGGATTGCGCTGACCACACTCCAACTTGCTGATGTATTGTTGAGTGAAGCCGGAGGCCTCGGCGAATTTCTCCTGCGTGAAGCCCTTCCGCTTCCGCAGCTTTAAGAAATTCCGGCCCACCAACTGGCGCATGTCCATCTGCGCAAGTTGCGTCTTTACATACTAGGAGGTTTATCGCCTATAATATGTATTCTCGGGTTGGGACCGAACCAGGGAATAGAGCTAAGGTGCGACCTTCAGCGAGCAAGCCCCGCGCGTCGAGTCGCCACCGACACGTTTGTTCTCATACTTTGCGGGATTCTCATGCAAACGCCTCTTGACCCCGATGTCGCGGACTTGGCGCCCACAGATGCGGCGCTGACGTCATATGATGAGCAGCATCTGGTGACGTATTGGCGGCTCCTCGATGCCGAGGCCGATGGCGCTGATTGGAGCGAAGTAGCCAGGATCGTGTTGCATATCGATCCGGATCGCGAGCCAGGGCGCGCTCGCAGTGCATTCGACAGCCATTTGGCACGCGCAAAATGGATGGCGGACCAGGGCTACCGCGACCTGCTTCGCGTTGGCGCTCCCAAATAGCAAAAAATCATCGTCTGGATTGCATAAGGAGAAAGAATTTCTCCCGTTGATGGCGTGATCGACTATGTGCATCACGCGTGATGCACAATTCGTGGCTTCCATAACAACCCCAGGCTTTATAGACACTGCGCCGCAATTTCGATTTTGCGGGAGATCACAGCAGTGTCTAAATTCGACTGGCGCTCACCGGCGTCGTATCAGAGCGTCAAAGATGGCGAGACGTCGGATTTCGCCTGGGAAATCCTCCGTCGCAATCCCAAGTATCAAGCTGACTATCGGAACACGGTTTCGAAACACGGGCAGGTGACTCCGGAATTTCGGAGGAGATGGGGCCTCTGCTTTCGCTCATGACCCGCAGAGGTCCTTTCATCAGCAGGCCATCTTCTGGGCGCCGGAGGCTTTACCGGCGGTGTTACCGATCGTTCGGAGCGCTTCCGGCTCGGATATCGTTGCCGCTGCGCTTGCGCTTGCCGAACCTGCATCGGACAGGATCAGAAAGGCAGCGGATGGTTGGCATGTTGTATTGCGCATTCACGGAGCCAAACATCATCTGTGGCTGAAACAGGCCCCGCAGTTCGGTGCCACTTATGCATTCGAACTGCCGCCTGACGCGTTTGAGATCCGTGCCCATGCCGCAAATCGGTTGTTGCGTGCGATCAACGGTCGCCCGACAGGACCTCCGTTTCATCATCTATCGGTACAACGACGTAAGCGATTGGCGCTGGCGCTGCGCGCGCTCGATGGATGCATGGATGGCGCCTCCTATCGTGCCATCGCCGAGGTGTTGTTTGGTTCAAGACGCGTCTCCGAGCGCGCCTGGAAAACCCACGACCTGCGCAGCCGAGTTATTCGCCTGGTTAAGGCGGGTTTGGCGCTGATGCGCCGCGGCTATCGTGCCTTGCTCCGTCCTGCGTCTCGCAAAAAATCGTGAGGCGAAAATCATTGCTCAACCTGCGAGAGGAGTTCTTTAAAGCATGATCCGGACCCGAAGGGCCGCGTTAGCGCAAAGTGTGAAGCGGTTTTCCGTCGCGACAAACGCGGAACGCGTTTGCGCGGAGATCATGCGCAAACAATAACCTAAAGCGCGATGACGATTCATCCTAATCTCATCGCGCTTTAGTGCCATCGTGACGGAACCTGGGATGCAAGTCTTGGCGTGTTGCGGAGCCATCGCTGGGTGCCGCGACACGCTGCGGGTTCATTTCGCTTGCAGTAAGCAAACGTCAGCTCTGACGCCAGACTGGCTGGACTGGGTAGGTCGGCCGAGGTCAAGACCTCGGACGCGCTGAGGTTCCCTGAAATTTAGCGAGCTCAATTGTAGAAGAGCGGCTTGTGCATTGCCTATGCGCCTGGCGCTCGGGAAATTCTGACGAGAGCAAGCGAGCAATCGTTCTGACCTGTACCGGATACCTCGGCCATCTCTGTCTCAAATCTCGCAAGCGGTTCTCTAATGTCAGTTTTCTTGCGCATGATAGCTGGAGCGGTGTCTCAGATTGCGATCTGAAATGACGAGGTCTGCCCGAGCCGCATGATCTTGCCCCCGCAATGTCATCATGCTGGCACGCCTTCACGAATGGCCTCCCGCCAGCGCATCTCGATCGGCCTTCGTAGCCGTGAGTTCCTCATTCAACTGCGCCGCGATCGAATTTGCCATCCGCAAATTCTCTTCCTTCTTGGTCGCGGCCAGACGTTGCGCTTGCTGAAATACCGAGGGCCCGAAAGCCAACGAGGAGTTTTCCTCAGCTTGCCGACCAATACTGTCCAGCTCGGCGCCATCAGCGGGGATGTCGAATGGCCTCCCTGTCTTGCCGTCCAGAAAATCCCAGCAGGTCCGAAACAAGTGGCGATAGCCTTCCGTTGCTTCTGGCCCCTTATCAACGACGCCGGCTTGCTTTGCGAACTGAAGGTCCTGCTCATAGCCGAGCTCTATCAAGAGCTTCGCCCCAACCAGGTTCGTCACGACCTGCATCTCTTCGATGCTCAAGTCAGTTTGCCAAGCCTGCACTGAGCGTTCATCGACGGCCTTTCTCTCCAGGATCTTGCGATCCCCGAAAGCGCTGGACCGGAGATAGTCCGTTTGCCCCATCGGCGCCGATCCCATCTCGGTCGGAGTGTAACCAAGGCCGGCAAGCACGCGCCGAATTTCCTCGTCGGAGTGCGCCACAAGGACCTCGTAATGTACCACCTGCGTCTGAGGTCGACTGCGGTACGCTGCCAACGCGGGCAGGCCCAGAACGAGGTCGGCGAGAGAAGATGCGATTGCGGGCGTGGGCTGGCCCAACGCAATATCGGCGAGACACGATGCGATCGCGGACGGAGAACTTGCGGCCAGGAGAGGGACGCCCCACGTCGATTTCAGTGATGCGGCAATAGCGTAGGGGTTACGCATGAGAACGAGTCGCGGTGCCTCCGGATAGAGGGAATCCAAGAAGTCGAGCACCGTCCAATAGCGCGGCGTCTTGTCGATGAGGGTGCGTTTGCCTGCAGCGGCCAAATACCGGCCATAAGCTGCATCGGCAAAAGCGCGGGTAACGATCGTTCGATCTATTCGTCCCAAGAACTCCGAGGTTGCGGTGTGAACCAGTGATGCGCCGGCTGGGTGACGGTGGTCGACTTTACCGAAGGCCTCAAGTGCCAACATGAGCCAGGGCTCAGGCGGAGCCAAAATATCCGGGTGCCGCTGAAGCAAATGCGCTAGCAGCGTCGTCCCCGAGCGCGGAAGACCGAGAAGAAAGCACAGTGCAGGCGAATGGCTTGCATCGTGGTTCATCATTCAACATCCCATCCTTGGCCAGACCGAGCGTCCGTCCTGAACCCTTCGTCCGGTCGAAAGAAACATCGCCAGCAATGGTGATCCAGATGGGTTTCAACCATCCCCATCCTGAAGTGACGTGTCATCCGCGAGGATGACATCATGCCGCGACAACCATCCGATCACATTGTGGTCGCGCTCTGGCGTATTCGCTGCATGATCACCACTGCGGGCTTCGGATCGACGCAAGCGCGGCACGTCCGATTAAGGCATTGCGTACAGAGATTGTTGGTAGTTCAGCGTTGTTGCGGACAGATTGCATCTTGTATCGCTCCCAATTGCAGCGGATCTCGAAGACGAGCCTATCCATGTTTCGCACGATCTGGGTGCCATGAACTCAATCCAGTAAGCCAGCCACAGCACTGGACCCGCAATCTGCTGCGACCAATTTCCTTGCGAGGTCAGAGCTTTCAAAGCATCGCTCAGTCGCACGGAGCTAAGCGGTATAGAGAGCCTCTGAAAACCCATAACGTGGTTTATTGGAAATAGGTGGCTGCGCGACAGAGGAAGTCCGTCGCTTCGAGCCGGCACGATGCCGTTCACGTCGCTAGCCAAAGAAGACGGTCGCAATGGGCAGGTGTCGGCCGATGCTCGCCGCAAACGTTAGAGTGCTTCCCAGAAGCCTTGGCAAAGATGATAATCGGTCCATTTCGGTGTTTGCCAACCTGACCCGCATTATCCGCCACGCTTGAGATCGGCGGAAATCAATAGTTTTGATCGAACACATCCAGAGCGTGGATTGATGCCGTATCGTTCAACGACCCCCGTATCTGAAAGAGACACGGCAATCAGTTCTGTGCGCGTTATCCAGTCAAGCTGCCGCTCGATGCAGCTTTCGATACCGGCGCAGACGCCTTATATCGTCCGTGGGCGCACAATCGCGCGCCGCCCACCTGGACCTCTGTTCATTTACCCCAGCGCCGCGAAGGTTTGAGGTTGATGCTGCGAGCCGTCGAAGGACACATCGATGCCCACCGCTCCATCGCACAATTGGTGTTCGACCTCGAACGATTCCTCAGCGCGCCTCTAAACCCACGAGCGACCCAGCTGACTATCGCTTTGCGTCACCTGTTTGGGCTGAGGTGCGGAGATCGACGGATGGTGCTCTGCCTGTCATCTCGCAAGGAACGGAGCAGGGGTGCCGAAAATCATCCCCGCATCTTCGGCATCCCCTTAAGTGCTTCTACTCCGCCATCATGCTCGTCGGCGCGCGATCAGACGCGCGAGCCCTCCAGATGAGCACGGAGCCCCTCAAATGCCCGACCCGACCGCCGGCTTGCCGCCGCGATACTTACGAACCCCCGAAGCGGCACGCTTTCTCGGCCTGTCCGGCCGAACTTTGGAAAAGCATCGCACCTATGGCACCGGGCCGACCTATCGCAAGCTCGGTGGGCGCGTTGTTTATGCGCTTGAAGACCTAAAAGCCTGGGTGGACCGCGGAGCAAAGAAATCAACCAGCGATCCCGGCATAGGCACGGTCTTGCCTGCAAAGCGGCATGGACCCACTCCGTATGCGGGCAAGGAGCGGCGCTGATCCATGTCGAACAACACATGCTCTGCTTATCGCCAACGTCACTCGGAGCGCGGTCAACTCAGATCTGTTTCGCTCATTGTCCGGCGATCTCATGCCGCGCGATGCGCCAGACCTGACGGCATGTCCGATCTTCTCGCCCAAAAAGTCGAAACGGATTGTGCCGATCGAGCTCCGCGCCGGGACAATCATGACTCGTATGGAGCCTGTGCAGGAACATGGCATGGAGCCGATTTGGGATGCGGGCGTTGTGACCTTGGCCGCTTTGCAGATTACCGAGGCTCGAGAAGCCGGCTTGAAACCATCCGGGTTGATGAAACCACCTCATACGAGATCCTGACCTACTTAGATCGCGGCTCCAGCCTGCGCGACTGCGAACGTCAAGGCAGCACTCGGCCGGCTGCAATCAGTAAGGTCATGAACGCGATTTGTCGGCCGACCGAGCGCCGCCAGCATCGCTTCTCCGGATCAACACATGGAAGGAAACGGCAGATATGCACCGCCATGCCTGCGGAATCGAGCTGATCTTACCGAATTGGCTCTACACTGGGGTTTTCGATGATGCCCCCGTGTTGACGATGGACCGAGCCAATTTCGATTTGACTGGCGGATTTGAACGCTGGCTCTTTCGCCCCGTGCGAAAATATGGCTGCCGTCAAACGTGCGGCTGCAGCTTTGATTTTGTGCACCTCCACGCCAAGTCGAGCAGCCGATCCTCGCTCAAGCACTTTACTTACGACCTGCGCCAGTTCGTCCCTCGACGGACTTCACCCGGGTATCGGCTTGTCATTACGCGCGACACTGACGCTGAGGAGCGATCGAACTTCGCGCCACTTCAGGTCCGTCCCCCTTGCAGAAAGGCTGCGAAGGTACGGGCGCATCTCAAAGCCGGAGGAAGGCCTGCAAATTGCATCGTGCCATCACGGACCAGAACTGTCGTGCCATCGGCGACCGCAACTTCGTACTATCGGGAACGGAATTCACTGCCAAGGGTTTGCTGTGCGATCGCTTTCCGCTCCCCTAACTCGGCTAATCCCAAATCCCTCGGATTGCTTATAACGGATCAGATCCGTTCGTCTGCGATCGGCAAGGTAACCGCCGCGAAAATCCAGGAGCGGCGCCGACCTCCATCTCGCGACAGCCACTCAGCTGCAGCCAACGTTATTGCTGCCGTTGGCCGAAAGATAGGCGCCTGTTGGCGCGGACCAGAGACGTCTGTGAACAAAGGAAGCGTCAGATGAGCGATGTCACAACTGTCGAACTCTTGTGGATCGAAGGGCGGTTCGAGAACCGAATTCGGTTCGGCCGGCCCGTATCGGAAAAGATCATTGACCGCCACCGCCGCGTTCTGTCATTTGCAACCGGCAGCATTTTCGCTTTCGTGCGCTGGACGTCCAACGAGTTTGGAACCGTTCTGTCCCGCATCGACATCTTGCGCGCTGCAGCGCCCCGGCAGCGATATTCGACCGTCCCTTGGGTCAATCCCGGCGGGGAGAGCCTGATGCGATTGTCAGGTTGGACAAAGGTCGAGCGCGCACTGCAATTGATCGATGCGGTGGAGGCACTTGATATCAATCCTGCAGATGCTGCGCCAGAGTACTGGCATCACGTTCACAACCGTCTCTCTGTCAACGAAAGCCCGCGAAGCTACACCCGTGCGCGCCAT
This region of Bradyrhizobium sp. CCGUVB1N3 genomic DNA includes:
- a CDS encoding DUF736 domain-containing protein produces the protein MATIGSFKKVGSDFQGEIVTLSLQARGVRIVAEANRSNENAPSHRVYVGRAEIGAAWSKRSEEGRDYLSLKLDDPSFNAPIYANLFDDEDGEGCTLLWSRPRKTGE
- a CDS encoding helix-turn-helix domain-containing protein, which codes for MDMRQLVGRNFLKLRKRKGFTQEKFAEASGFTQQYISKLECGQRNPTVVTLFELASTLGVSHVDLVLPDEEFCKARPKIAKRNS
- a CDS encoding DNA -binding domain-containing protein, with the translated sequence MQTPLDPDVADLAPTDAALTSYDEQHLVTYWRLLDAEADGADWSEVARIVLHIDPDREPGRARSAFDSHLARAKWMADQGYRDLLRVGAPK
- a CDS encoding transcriptional regulator domain-containing protein; protein product: MSKFDWRSPASYQSVKDGETSDFAWEILRRNPKYQADYRNTVSKHGQVTPEFRRRWGLCFRS
- a CDS encoding DUF2285 domain-containing protein; this translates as MLPIVRSASGSDIVAAALALAEPASDRIRKAADGWHVVLRIHGAKHHLWLKQAPQFGATYAFELPPDAFEIRAHAANRLLRAINGRPTGPPFHHLSVQRRKRLALALRALDGCMDGASYRAIAEVLFGSRRVSERAWKTHDLRSRVIRLVKAGLALMRRGYRALLRPASRKKS
- a CDS encoding sulfotransferase gives rise to the protein MNHDASHSPALCFLLGLPRSGTTLLAHLLQRHPDILAPPEPWLMLALEAFGKVDHRHPAGASLVHTATSEFLGRIDRTIVTRAFADAAYGRYLAAAGKRTLIDKTPRYWTVLDFLDSLYPEAPRLVLMRNPYAIAASLKSTWGVPLLAASSPSAIASCLADIALGQPTPAIASSLADLVLGLPALAAYRSRPQTQVVHYEVLVAHSDEEIRRVLAGLGYTPTEMGSAPMGQTDYLRSSAFGDRKILERKAVDERSVQAWQTDLSIEEMQVVTNLVGAKLLIELGYEQDLQFAKQAGVVDKGPEATEGYRHLFRTCWDFLDGKTGRPFDIPADGAELDSIGRQAEENSSLAFGPSVFQQAQRLAATKKEENLRMANSIAAQLNEELTATKADRDALAGGHS
- a CDS encoding AlpA family transcriptional regulator produces the protein MPDPTAGLPPRYLRTPEAARFLGLSGRTLEKHRTYGTGPTYRKLGGRVVYALEDLKAWVDRGAKKSTSDPGIGTVLPAKRHGPTPYAGKERR
- a CDS encoding replication initiator protein A — translated: MPRDAPDLTACPIFSPKKSKRIVPIELRAGTIMTRMEPVQEHGMEPIWDAGVVTLAALQITEAREAGLKPSGLMKPPHTRS
- a CDS encoding replication initiator protein A gives rise to the protein MHRHACGIELILPNWLYTGVFDDAPVLTMDRANFDLTGGFERWLFRPVRKYGCRQTCGCSFDFVHLHAKSSSRSSLKHFTYDLRQFVPRRTSPGYRLVITRDTDAEERSNFAPLQVRPPCRKAAKVRAHLKAGGRPANCIVPSRTRTVVPSATATSYYRERNSLPRVCCAIAFRSPNSANPKSLGLLITDQIRSSAIGKVTAAKIQERRRPPSRDSHSAAANVIAAVGRKIGACWRGPETSVNKGSVR
- a CDS encoding DUF2840 domain-containing protein, with the translated sequence MSDVTTVELLWIEGRFENRIRFGRPVSEKIIDRHRRVLSFATGSIFAFVRWTSNEFGTVLSRIDILRAAAPRQRYSTVPWVNPGGESLMRLSGWTKVERALQLIDAVEALDINPADAAPEYWHHVHNRLSVNESPRSYTRARHQAWLRKRGL